The following proteins are encoded in a genomic region of Anser cygnoides isolate HZ-2024a breed goose chromosome 13, Taihu_goose_T2T_genome, whole genome shotgun sequence:
- the XIAP gene encoding E3 ubiquitin-protein ligase XIAP, with protein sequence MTCNPGNFEPRATPGTDCDQDWAQEHHRLGSFVEFPLDCPVSASALAQAGFVYTGEGDKVKCFSCHATIKGWQPGDSAVERHKNLSPNCKFITESTFLENDLRPLAQSYQHRAENGSSNSAFSPALDDSPELEADYLLRTRQVVDMSDILYPKNPAMCSEEARLKSFHNWPSYGLLTPKELASAGLYYTGVGDQVACFCCGGKLKNWEPSDRAWSEHKRHYPRCFFVLGRDVGNVPSESVPAELGRNGLNDEQHPRNPSMAEYERRIQTFLNWIYPVNKEQLAGAGFYSIGNGDHVVCFHCGGGLQEWKENEDPWDQHAKWFPGCRFVREEKGLEFINNVHLGGGCRDSTIEAAEVTVLPKDDHLQNHLVQNAVHMGFSLSEIKSIMQKKLQMSGASYTSVEDLVADLISAQKENLKEETPNENPLEQDLSMEEKLRRLQEEKLCKICMAKNISVVLIPCGHLVACKECAEAVNVCPLCCTNILKRQKIFMY encoded by the exons ATGACGTGTAACCCAGGTAACTTTGAGCCTCGTGCCACTCCAGGCACTGACTGTGACCAGGACTGGGCCCAAGAACACCACCGACTAGGAAGCTTTGTTGAATTTCCACTTGATTGTCCGGTTTCAGCATCAGCTCTGGCACAAGCTGGCTTTGTTTATACCGGCGAAGGCGATAAAGTGAAGTGCTTCAGTTGCCACGCGACTATCAAAGGATGGCAGCCTGGGGATTCTGCAGTTGAGAGACACAAAAACCTTTCCCCAAACTGCAAATTTATTACCGAGTCTACTTTTTTGGAGAATGATCTGCGTCCTCTTGCCCAGAGCTACCAGCATAGAGCTGAAAATGGCAGCAGCAATTCGGCGTTCTCGCCTGCTCTGGATGACTCGCCTGAACTGGAGGCAGACTACCTGTTGAGAACTAGGCAGGTTGTGGATATGTCAGATATTTTGTATCCTAAAAACCCTGCTATGTGCAGTGAAGAAGCAAGGTTAAAGTCTTTTCACAACTGGCCCTCCTATGGTCTGTTGACGCCAAAGGAATTGGCTAGTGCTGGACTCTATTACACGGGTGTTGGTGACCAAGTGGCATGTTTTTGTTGCggtggaaaactgaaaaactggGAACCTAGTGACAGAGCGTGGTCAGAACACAAGAGGCACTATCCCAGATGCTTTTTCGTCCTGGGCCGGGATGTTGGAAATGTTCCAAGTGAATCTGTGCCTGCCGAGCTTGGAAGAAATGGTCTAAATGATGAACAGCATCCGAGGAATCCGTCCATGGCAGAATATGAAAGACGGATACAAACCTTTTTAAATTGGATATACCCTGTTAACAAGGAACAACTTGCTGGAGCTGGGTTCTATAGCATAG GTAACGGTGATCATGTTGTGTGCTTCCACTGTGGTGGAGGATTGCAagaatggaaggaaaatgaagaccCATGGGATCAACATGCCAAATGGTTTCCCGG aTGCAGGTTCgtgagagaggaaaagggaCTAGAATTTATAAATAATGTTCACTTAGGAGGTGGATGTAGGGATTCAACA ATAGAAGCTGCTGAAGTGACAGTACTTCCTAAAG atGATCACTTACAGAATCATTTGGTACAAAATGCCGTACACATGGGTTTCAGTTTGTCCGAGATTAAGAGCATTATGCAAAAGAAATTGCAGATGTCTGGAGCAAGCTATACATCTGTTGAGGATCTGGTAGCAGACTTAATAAGTgctcaaaaagaaaatctgaaggaaGAAACACCAAATGAAAACCCACTTGAGCAAG aTCTCAGTATGGAAGAGAAGTTAAGGCgcttgcaggaagaaaagctttgtAAAATCTGTATGGCTAAAAACATATCAGTAGTCCTCATTCCCTGTGGCCACCTAGTTGCTTGTAAGGAATGTGCTGAAGCAGTTAACGTATGTCCTTTGTGTTGTACAAATATtctaaaaagacagaaaatttttATGTATTAG